TATATTCTTTAAGATAACCGCTTAATTCATAATATCGCCTTTATTCGTCGCATTAAATTACTCACTCACCTGATTAATGCTTGCCTAACGATTGCTTCGTTGTTTTAATTCCAGCGCGAAATTATTTAGTGAGAGAACAATGAAGCATACACAACAATCAGGCGCAAAAGTCTATAACCCATTCACGCTTAGCTTATATGACTGGTGGGTACTCAATATCTCAAACAAATATGCCTGGAAGTGTCCTACTGATACGCGACTACTTCCTTTCTTCCTGCATCACATGGGCGAGACTCACCTGGATATTGGCGTAGGTACAGGTTATTACCTGAAACATGCACCTGCGACTCATGCCATTTCGCTGATGGATTTAAATCCGGATAGCCTGAAAATAGCCGCCAGCCGAGTGGGTAATACGAAAATCCGCGCCACACTACAACACGATGTTTTCGACACGTTCCCGGCGGACTGGCACGGGCGCTTCGATTCCGTTTCGATGTACTATCTTCTGCACTGCTTACCTGGTGAGATGACAACAAAAGCGAAGGCAATTAAAAATGCCGGTATGGCGCTTAAACCCGGCGGCACACTTTTTGGCGCCACGATTCTGGGCAAAGAGGTTCCTCACAATGCTTTTGGTAAGAAATTAATGGCTGTTTATAACAAGAAAGGAATATTCAGTAATACCAATGATTCAGCCGATACGTTACGCAGCGTGTTGGACGAACATTTCGCTAAGGTGACTTTGGAGCAACATGGCGCCGTTGCGCTATTTTCCGCCACTACGCCACGCTCATCGTAAGTACAGGCACTTCCGAGCGGTCGGCAGCGCGATCATGTGGGTTTAACCCGTTGATTAAACATTGGATTACGGAATAGTAATTGCTTATTTTATTTGTCATACAAATAAGTATAATACCCGCTTCCGATGTAGACCCGTCCTCCTTCGCCTGCGTCACGGGTCCTGGTTAGACGCAGGCGTTTTCTGTATGGAATACGCCATCCCCTCTGATAGATGCCTTGTTTGCCTTAAGCAGTTAACCCCGCCTGAAGCAAACGTCATACAGGACGGTCAGTCACGCTTACGCGGCATCATCCGTAACAGCGTATTGTCTTTCCAGAAATAGTGATGCATCAAAGCAGCGATGGCATGAAGTCCAATAACAAAATAGCCCAGATTCGCCAGCGTGACGTGCCAGGATTTCAGCATATCTACGCGTTCAAAGTTAGCTTCGGCGGCATGGGGCATAGTAATGCCAAATGCGACCCAGGGATTACCGCGGTTATACATCATGACCAGACCAATAACAGGCAGCGCGATAAATAACAGGTAAATCACCAGATGTCCTAAATGCGCCATTCCGGTCATCATCGGTTTTGGACGAGGAACAATGGGCGGCGTGGGATATTTCAGCCGAATAAACAAGCGTGCCACCATTAAAAGCAAAATAGTGATACCACATGAAACGTGCGTCATATTAAACCAGGGCCGATAACTACGCGGCGCAAAACCGCGCAGCTCCATCGCGGCGTAAGCCACAATAACCAGAAAAAAGACTAACCAGTGAATACCAATTTGCAGGCCGGAATACTTATTGCCCATAGCGCGTCCTGAATGAAAGCCGTAAAGCGACAACATAACCAGCTTTTATAAATAATTCATCAAATTTATGAAATGGTGGTCGCACTTGCCCGTTCACCCTCGCAAACGGGCGATTTTTAGCGTAAAGCTCTCTGTCCTAACGCACTGCGCAGCGTAGTATCTGCCTGCAATACCTGCCATGCGTTTTCAATATCGCGTGGGATATCAACGTGAATGATAAAATCTTTACCACGCGGTCCATACCCTGTTTCATCGTCACGCAAACGGGGCAGCTCGCCGGCAATCAGAGACAGATAACGCTCCACCGTCCAGATGCCCTCTTCAACATTGGCAAAACGTGTACCGTCATTAAGGTGGCGCAGTACCGGAACAAAACCAGGAAAACTCAGCCAGCGCGGCGCATCGGTGTCGTCGTTTGTCACGCGCCGGAATGCCGCGATAGTGCGCCGCTGCATGGTGGGGTCTTGCACAACGATAGCCGTGTTAATGTTTTCTTTCGCCTGACGGATCAGTGCGCAGGAGAAACGGGCATTTTCGCCGCAATTAGTTGACCGATCTTCCAGCCAAATTTTCTCAGCCGGAATATGCCAGAACTGGTTCGCGATATCCGCAAGGATCGCGGCTTCAGCGCGTCCGCTTGTGCGAATAGTGTGGTAGCGCGGATGCCGGGCAATCACGGCGTACAAAAACGGCGTCGAATGACCTATACCGCCGCTAATCAGTAAAGGAACGCCTTGCGCTTTGGCGATGCGACAGGCCGCGTCGATAGTGGGGATCACCGCATTGCCCGCCAGGACGACGCAATCCGACGAATAAGGTTGTTCGCCGGAAAAATCATTTTGCGCCAGCCACTGTCCGACGGTATTCACCGCCAGCAATGTTTCCGCAGAGAGCGCCGGAAATGGCGTTGTATTCATAATTCCTCCTTTTTGTTCCGAACTTGTACCGGATCGCTTTGAAAGACGTCGTCGCCTGGCTTTTTAGGCCGTAATCTGATCCATGGCCTGTAAAATACGCTTATCGGAAATAGGATAAGGCGTACCGAGCTGTTGGGCGAAATAACTGACACGCAGTTCTTCAATCATCCAACGGATCTCTTTAACATCATCATCTTCGCGACGCGCTGGAGGCAATTTATTTATCCATTGTTGCCACGCCTGCTGGACGCTTTCGACTTTCAGCATTTGCGCCCGATCGCGGTGCGGATCGACAGCCAGTTTCTCCAGCCGCTTTTCAATTGCCTGCAGATAACGCAGCGTATCGCCGAGACGTTTAAAGCCGTTGCCAGTCACAAAACCACGGTATACCAGACCGCTCATCTGCGCCTTGATATCGGAAAGCCCCAACGCCATGCTCATATCCACCCGCCCTTTCAGACGCTTATTGATATTGAATACGGTCGTCAGGATCCGCTCGACCTGCTTCGCGATATCCACCACAGTATCATTCAGCTCGGCGCGTACCTTTTCGTGCAGCGCGGTGAAACCTGCTTCGCTCCACACCGGTCCGCCGTTGGCATCTATCAGCTTATCTACCCCGCAGGCGATACAGTCATCAATCAACTCCAGTACTTTGCCGTACGGGTTAAAGTACAGCCCCAGCTTGGCTTTATTCGGCAATTTCTCATGCAGATACTTAATCGGTGAAGGAATATTGAGCAACAACAGACGGCGTAAACCGCACCACATCGCCTGTTGTTGTTCCAGCGGATTATCAAACAATTTGATAGCGACGCTGTCACGCTCATCCACTAACGCCGGCCACGCCTTCACTTTATAATTACCGCGTTTCTGTTCGTAGCTTTCCGGCAGCTCGCCGAAACTCCAGATATGCAGCCCGCTCTGCTCGATGCCGTCATCCGCCACCGCCGAGAGCGTCTCCTGCACTTTGCCTTTCAGCGCATTTTTAAGCTCGGCGAGCGAACGCCCTTCCTGCAGTTTCTTGTTTTTGTCATTCACCACGCGAAACGTGATTTTCAGATGCTCGGGCACCTGATCCCAATGCCAGTCTTCCCGATCGACCGTGACGCCGGTCATCCGGCGCAGTTCACGCTCCAGAGCGTCCAGCAGCGGCAGCTCCAGCGGCGTTACGCGACCTAAAAACGCTTCAGCATAGTTTGGCGCCGGAACAAAGTTGCGACGTACCGGTTTTGGCAACGATTTAATCAGCGCAATAACTAATTCACGGCGCAGCCCTGGGATCTGCCATTCAAAACCGCTCTCGTCAACCTGGTTAAGTAGCGGCAACGGAATATGGACGGTCACGCCGTCAGCATCCGCGCCCGGTTCAAACTGATAGCTCAAACGCAGCTTAAGATTGCCCTGGTGCCAGAAGTTCGGGTAATCCAGTTTGCTGATTTTTTCCGCGCCTTCTTTAATCAGCATACTTTTTTCAAAGTTGAGCAGATCCGGCGTCTCGCGGCTGATTTTTTTCCACCAACTATCAAAGTGGCGGGCGGAAATAACGTCATGGCTAATACGCTGGTCATAAAACTCAAACAGGGTATCGTCATCCACCAGGATATCGCGGCGGCGAGATTTGTGCTCAAGTTCCTCGACTTCCGCACGCAATTTTAGATTCTCACGGAAGAAGGCGTGACGGGTTTGCCAGTCCCCCTCCACCAGCGCATGGCGGATAAACAACTCGCGACACAACGCCGGGTCAATCTGGCTGTAATTCACTTTGCGCGCGGCGACAATCGGCAGACCGTAGACAGTAACCTTTTCCGTCGCCATCACCGCGCCTTGCGCCCGCTCCCAGTGCGGTTCGCTATATGAACGTTTAATCAGGTGCTGGGCTACCGGTTCCACCCATTCTGGCTCAATGCGGGCAGCGATGCGCCCCCACAGGCGGCTGGTCTCCACCAGTTCTGCGACCATTGTCCATTTCGGCGGTTTTTTGAATAAACCGGAACCGGGGAAAATAGAGAATCGGGCGTTACGCGCGCCGGTGTACTCTTGTTTATCGGCATCTTTCATCCCGATATGCGACAACAGTCCCGTTAACAACGCAACGTGAATTTCCCGGTACTCTGCGGGTTCGCTGTTTACCGGAATCCCCAGTTCTTTTACCACCTGACGCAGTTGGGTATAGATATCCTGCCACTCACGCACGCGTAAATAGTTCAGATAGTCGGTGCGACACAGACGGCGGAATTGATTCGACGACAGGGCCTTTTGTTGCTCGCCGAGGTAATTCCACAGGTTAACAAACGCCAGAAAATCGGATTCCTTATCATGGAAACGCCGGTGTTTCTCATCGGAAGCCTGCTGCTTATCCACTGGGCGCTCGCGCGGATCCTGAATAGAGAGTGCGGAAGTAATGATCATCGCTTCGCGCACACAGCCATGTTTTTGCGCTTCCAGAACCATACGCGCCAGGCGCGGGTCGACCGGCAACTGGGATAATTGTCGGCCCAGTGGCGTCAGCTTATATGCCGTTTGCTGTTCGTCGGCGGTAATCGCCCCCAGCTCTTCCAACAAACGCACGCCATCCTGAATATTGCGCTTATCCGGCGCTTCGACAAACGGGAAGGCGGCAATGTCACCCAGCCCCAGGGCGGTCATCTGCAAAATAACCGACGCCAGGTTGGTACGTAGAATTTCCGGGTCGGTAAATTCCGGACGTGACAAAAAGTCATCTTCCGAATACAGACGAATGCAAATCCCTTCCGATACGCGCCCGCAACGCCCTTTACGCTGGTTGGCGGAAGCCTGTGAGATCGGTTCAATCGGCAGGCGCTGCACTTTAGTGCGGTAGCTGTAGCGGCTGATGCGCGCAGTGCCAGGATCGATCACATACTTGATACCCGGCACCGTCAGCGAGGTTTCCGCCACGTTAGTCGCCAGCACGATACGGCGTCCGCTGTGCGACTGGAAAACGCGGTTCTGTTCGCTGTTCGACAAGCGTGCATACAGCGGCAACACTTCGGTATGCCGTAAGTTCAGCTTGTTCAGGGCGTCGGCGGTATCGCGGATTTCCCGCTCTCCGCTCATAAAAATCAGAATATCGCCGGGACTTTCACGCCCCAGTTCATCGACAGCATCGAAAATTGCCTGTAGCTGATCGCGTTCAGTGTCGTCAGCCTCTTCCACAATGGGGCGATAACGAACTTCTACGGGATACGTTCGGCCAGAGACTTCGATAATCGGCGCGTTATTAAAGTGGCGCGAGAAGCGTTCCGGGTCGATGGTCGCAGAGGTAATAATCACTTTCAGATCGGGGCGACGCGGCAGAAGTTCTTTCAGATAGCCGAGCAAGAAGTCAATATTCAGGCTGCGTTCATGCGCTTCATCAATAATGAGGGTGTCATACTGCATCAATAGCCTGTCCTGCTGGATTTCCGCCAGCAGGATACCGTCCGTCATCAGTTTGACCATGGTGTTGCTACTGACATGATCGCTGAAACGAACTTTATAGCCGATGCAGCCGCCAGGCTCCGTTTGCAACTCTTCGGCAATGCGGTTAGCGACGGTGCGCGCCGCCAGACGACGCGGTTGAGTATGTCCAATAAGTCCTTTAATTCCGCGTCCCAGTTCCATACAAATTTTCGGCAACTGGGTGGTTTTACCGGAACCGGTTTCCCCTGCCACGATCACCACCTGATGATCGCGGATCGCTTCCAGAATGTCCTGTTTCTTCTGGCTAACAGGCAAATTTTGCGGATAAGTGATTGAGGGGCGCGCCGCTTCGCGGAGGGCGACCTGCGCCGCAGCCTGTTCAATTTCTTTCGCCATCGTCTGGAAAATGGCCTGTTGCGCATCAGGATTTTTTACTTTCTTTACGCCATGCAGGCGGCGCGCAAAGCGCTGTTTGTCGCGCAGCATCAGTGCATCCAGCCGCTGCTGTAACACCTGAAGCGTCAACGTAGATTGTTCAGTCATAAAGCTCTTGGGCAGGATTCTGCCTGTTTAAAATCGTTTTAAATGATAGGTATAGAGTACCACATTGGGGCTTTTTTTGCGTTGTTCAATAATTTCGAACAAAGGGTTCGATATATTGCGCTATCCCTGCGACATATTTGTGAATAAAGTGTCAACAAGCAACGGGGCACGCCCCTTCAAACACATAAAAGGAAACACCCATGAGCAAGGTATTAGTTCTTAAATCCAGTATTCTGGCAGGGTACTCTCAGTCTGGTCAGTTGACTGACTATTTTATTGAACAATGGCGCGAAAAACACGTCGCAGATGAAATTACTGTCCGCGATCTGGCGGCCAACCCTGTTCCGGTGCTGGATGGCGAGCTGGTGGGCGCGATGCGTCCGGGCGATGCGCCTTTAACGCCACGTCAGCAGGACGCTCTGGCGCTGTCTGATGAACTCATTGCTGAACTGAAAGCCCACGACGTCATCGTTATTGCGGCGCCGATGTACAATTTCAATATCCCGACGCAGCTGAAAAACTACTTTGATCTGATTGCCCGCGCCGGTATCACTTTCCGCTATACCGAAAAAGGCCCGGAAGGTCTGGTAACCGGTAAACGCGCGGTGGTTCTCTCCAGCCGCGGCGGTATCCATAAAGACACCCCGACGGATTTGATTGCGCCTTACCTGAAAGTGTTCCTTGGTTTTATCGGTATCACCGACGTGAATTTTGTCTTTGCCGAAGGCATCGCCTACGGGCCGGAAGTGGCAGCTAAAGCCCAGGCCGATGCAAAAGCCGCGATTGACAGCGTCGTGGCCGCTTAAATATTTTTGCCTCCCGTTTCGACGGGAGGTGACTTCTTAGGTTTGTAGCGCAAATATCCTACCACGCCGCTACTGCCGCCATCGCTGGGATGCGTTACCCCATCATTGACTTCAACGCAGGCGAAATCAAAAGGCGACATATTTTCGATGCACGCCACATTGACCCCATATTGATCGGGATTGGATCGACGCTGATGAAAAGTATATATCCCGCATACCGAACAGAAAAAATGCACCGCCTTGCCCGTATTGAAGCGATATTCGGTAAGCTTATCCTGCCCTTTTAGCACTTTAATACCCGACAGCGGCGCAGACACTGCCACCGCTCCGCGCATCCTGCAAAAGGAACAGTTGCAGCGCCTGGCGGTATGAAAGCCATCGCTAAGTTGAACGGTAAACACGACGCTGCCACAATGGCAGGCAGCAGATAATTTTTCAGACGTCATACCTGGTTACTCTCGCGAATAGTGATACCAGCCAACAGTATAGAAATAGCCTTCCGGTTCGCCTAATGTAAATACGACCTTCGTATTCAGAAATTACCCATATAAAAATGCATTTTGCGGTAAAAAAATTGTCGGGAAGCGGTTATTTACGCATCCATTTGCCATTAATTCCCTGGACATATTCTCCCGGCCTGGCGCGCTCAACCAGTTTTTGCCCTGCCATCTTCGCCACCTCGTCCACGGGAAGATGATTGCTATCCGCTAACTGCTGATAACTGGCGCGGCGGGCATGATTAATATCAAGCACCAGTTTCTGGGTTTCGGCATCATTCTTTAAGGCCACCAGATAGCCATTCAGCGTTTCCCCGACCCGGCCCTGCGTGCGCGCTTCGTCCAGGGTTAAGGCCCACACAGAAGGTGTGAGCAAGCTCAGCGTCAGCACCCATAGTATTAAATACTTTTTCATTATGGCCTCAGAATAGATCGCTGCGTGATTTCAGGAGTTCTTCAACGTCTTTATCGACTTTGATATGTATTTCATGCTCGATCTTTACATTCATGTTGATGGTAATCGGCTGTTCCGGCGCGGCGACTTCAATACGTGGCGTGCACCCCACCACGATAAATGACGCAAGCGCTGACAGCATGGCAATACTCATTTTCATTATTTATCCTCACAGTCCTTGTCTTTCCGGCAAGGAGGTTGCGGCAACGCTGTATTTTGTTCAAGCCATGCCTGTAAATTGTCGCCAAAACGCAAACTGCGCCACAGCGTAAACACATTTTCTTCATGGGTATAGTTCAAGTTAACGATCGCGGTTTTACCATCTACCCGGCTTTTGCCGGTAATAGCCGCCTGCATCGTTAGTACGCCCAGGTTATCAACGTTAATTTTCGTCCACGAATGCGTAATCTCCATATAACGTAGCCAGTTGATCGCCGAGCCTGCCGTGACATTATCCTTCACCACCGCATCCGCAGTATCTTTATCGATACGCAACGTCATTGGCCCAGGATTCGTAAGCCAGCCATCTTTGATTATCCATTTTTCATTGTTCAGCCACAGCGGCAGCGCGCCGCTGACCGGACCAGACATGGCGAATTGCTTTGGATTTATGGCGCTAATCAATTCGCTGGATGAAATATTTTGCACCCGCAAAAGCGCCGGGTCGTGCTGCGGCATTCGCAACTGTTTCATAATGATTTGACCGCCCAGCACGTCTACGCTGACATCGCTTAGCAGTAATGGATTCGACTCGCTCCAGGGATAACCGCCCTGTAAATCAGCGGTGATATTTTTCGCCGTGACCTGGTTAACTATCCCGGCGATACGCAGCGAGATGGGCCCGCGCGTCCCC
This DNA window, taken from Salmonella enterica subsp. enterica serovar Typhimurium str. LT2, encodes the following:
- a CDS encoding putative SAM-dependent methyltransferase (similar to E. coli orf, hypothetical protein (AAC73663.1); Blastp hit to AAC73663.1 (143 aa), 55% identity in aa 1 - 140); this encodes MDLNPDSLKIAASRVGNTKIRATLQHDVFDTFPADWHGRFDSVSMYYLLHCLPGEMTTKAKAIKNAGMALKPGGTLFGATILGKEVPHNAFGKKLMAVYNKKGIFSNTNDSADTLRSVLDEHFAKVTLEQHGAVALFSATTPRSS
- the cybB gene encoding cytochrome b(561) (similar to E. coli cytochrome b(561) (AAC74500.1); Blastp hit to AAC74500.1 (188 aa), 84% identity in aa 13 - 187), which produces MGNKYSGLQIGIHWLVFFLVIVAYAAMELRGFAPRSYRPWFNMTHVSCGITILLLMVARLFIRLKYPTPPIVPRPKPMMTGMAHLGHLVIYLLFIALPVIGLVMMYNRGNPWVAFGITMPHAAEANFERVDMLKSWHVTLANLGYFVIGLHAIAALMHHYFWKDNTLLRMMPRKRD
- the ydcF gene encoding putative inner membrane protein (similar to E. coli orf, hypothetical protein (AAC74496.1); Blastp hit to AAC74496.1 (266 aa), 68% identity in aa 1 - 266) yields the protein MNTTPFPALSAETLLAVNTVGQWLAQNDFSGEQPYSSDCVVLAGNAVIPTIDAACRIAKAQGVPLLISGGIGHSTPFLYAVIARHPRYHTIRTSGRAEAAILADIANQFWHIPAEKIWLEDRSTNCGENARFSCALIRQAKENINTAIVVQDPTMQRRTIAAFRRVTNDDTDAPRWLSFPGFVPVLRHLNDGTRFANVEEGIWTVERYLSLIAGELPRLRDDETGYGPRGKDFIIHVDIPRDIENAWQVLQADTTLRSALGQRALR
- the hrpA gene encoding ATP-dependent helicase (similar to E. coli helicase, ATP-dependent (AAC74495.1); Blastp hit to AAC74495.1 (1281 aa), 95% identity in aa 1 - 1280), translating into MTEQSTLTLQVLQQRLDALMLRDKQRFARRLHGVKKVKNPDAQQAIFQTMAKEIEQAAAQVALREAARPSITYPQNLPVSQKKQDILEAIRDHQVVIVAGETGSGKTTQLPKICMELGRGIKGLIGHTQPRRLAARTVANRIAEELQTEPGGCIGYKVRFSDHVSSNTMVKLMTDGILLAEIQQDRLLMQYDTLIIDEAHERSLNIDFLLGYLKELLPRRPDLKVIITSATIDPERFSRHFNNAPIIEVSGRTYPVEVRYRPIVEEADDTERDQLQAIFDAVDELGRESPGDILIFMSGEREIRDTADALNKLNLRHTEVLPLYARLSNSEQNRVFQSHSGRRIVLATNVAETSLTVPGIKYVIDPGTARISRYSYRTKVQRLPIEPISQASANQRKGRCGRVSEGICIRLYSEDDFLSRPEFTDPEILRTNLASVILQMTALGLGDIAAFPFVEAPDKRNIQDGVRLLEELGAITADEQQTAYKLTPLGRQLSQLPVDPRLARMVLEAQKHGCVREAMIITSALSIQDPRERPVDKQQASDEKHRRFHDKESDFLAFVNLWNYLGEQQKALSSNQFRRLCRTDYLNYLRVREWQDIYTQLRQVVKELGIPVNSEPAEYREIHVALLTGLLSHIGMKDADKQEYTGARNARFSIFPGSGLFKKPPKWTMVAELVETSRLWGRIAARIEPEWVEPVAQHLIKRSYSEPHWERAQGAVMATEKVTVYGLPIVAARKVNYSQIDPALCRELFIRHALVEGDWQTRHAFFRENLKLRAEVEELEHKSRRRDILVDDDTLFEFYDQRISHDVISARHFDSWWKKISRETPDLLNFEKSMLIKEGAEKISKLDYPNFWHQGNLKLRLSYQFEPGADADGVTVHIPLPLLNQVDESGFEWQIPGLRRELVIALIKSLPKPVRRNFVPAPNYAEAFLGRVTPLELPLLDALERELRRMTGVTVDREDWHWDQVPEHLKITFRVVNDKNKKLQEGRSLAELKNALKGKVQETLSAVADDGIEQSGLHIWSFGELPESYEQKRGNYKVKAWPALVDERDSVAIKLFDNPLEQQQAMWCGLRRLLLLNIPSPIKYLHEKLPNKAKLGLYFNPYGKVLELIDDCIACGVDKLIDANGGPVWSEAGFTALHEKVRAELNDTVVDIAKQVERILTTVFNINKRLKGRVDMSMALGLSDIKAQMSGLVYRGFVTGNGFKRLGDTLRYLQAIEKRLEKLAVDPHRDRAQMLKVESVQQAWQQWINKLPPARREDDDVKEIRWMIEELRVSYFAQQLGTPYPISDKRILQAMDQITA
- the acpD gene encoding acyl carrier protein phosphodiesterase (similar to E. coli acyl carrier protein phosphodiesterase (AAC74494.1); Blastp hit to AAC74494.1 (201 aa), 87% identity in aa 1 - 201), with translation MSKVLVLKSSILAGYSQSGQLTDYFIEQWREKHVADEITVRDLAANPVPVLDGELVGAMRPGDAPLTPRQQDALALSDELIAELKAHDVIVIAAPMYNFNIPTQLKNYFDLIARAGITFRYTEKGPEGLVTGKRAVVLSSRGGIHKDTPTDLIAPYLKVFLGFIGITDVNFVFAEGIAYGPEVAAKAQADAKAAIDSVVAA
- a CDS encoding putative inner membrane protein, coding for MTSEKLSAACHCGSVVFTVQLSDGFHTARRCNCSFCRMRGAVAVSAPLSGIKVLKGQDKLTEYRFNTGKAVHFFCSVCGIYTFHQRRSNPDQYGVNVACIENMSPFDFACVEVNDGVTHPSDGGSSGVVGYLRYKPKKSPPVETGGKNI
- the ydbL gene encoding putative periplasmic protein (similar to E. coli orf, hypothetical protein (AAC74465.1); Blastp hit to AAC74465.1 (110 aa), 70% identity in aa 3 - 109) — encoded protein: MKKYLILWVLTLSLLTPSVWALTLDEARTQGRVGETLNGYLVALKNDAETQKLVLDINHARRASYQQLADSNHLPVDEVAKMAGQKLVERARPGEYVQGINGKWMRK
- the ynbE gene encoding putative outer membrane lipoprotein (similar to E. coli orf, hypothetical protein (AAC74464.1); Blastp hit to AAC74464.1 (61 aa), 73% identity in aa 1 - 61), coding for MKMSIAMLSALASFIVVGCTPRIEVAAPEQPITINMNVKIEHEIHIKVDKDVEELLKSRSDLF